The genomic window ATTATCGATCGCTCCGGGATTAGATTTTTTTGCGATCGCAGGAGTAGTTAACAATGGCCCGGGCGTTTTCTTCAGTGTAATTTCGGGCCACGACAAGCGCTTtgtcacacaatcacaaaggcctgtgcgtgtgttagaGGACAGGCATTGCTGTGGGCAAAAAAAAAGTAGTTTTCACTTTCATGTCATGTTTAAATAGGAACCTAGCATGCATGACTTGATGTTAAACTATGGTATTTCTATGTAGTGATGCATGATTTACGCTCAAAATGCTGTGGAGTTATGTGGAATGATGAAGGAAAGGGGTAACTGAGGAATAggtggaaaaataataaacaacactcAAACTTTTAAAGAGTAAGTAACCATGTGCTGATGGTATTATGAGTATCCTCACCTCATAGAAACAGTACATTTTTCATGGCTTGTAGAAACAAATGAAGACCCAATAATCCACAAGAGATGCATCAGACTCAGACAATTAGCTTGTTAATCCTGCTAACAGACAAAGTGCAGAATTATTCCAAACAGAAGTCACAGAACGACCAAGGGGGAGTCCATCAGctcaaaccaaaaaaataaaatgataacaaaacaaaaatgtctGTTTCTCTCCAGAAAACGCCCCCCGGATATCGGTGCTATCTCAGCAGGACAAGGTGGTCTCTCAGCGGGGGGGCAACGCCACACTGCCCTGCACCATACAGCGGGACCAGATGATGCCCCCCAACCACAAGATGAGGATCAAGTGGACCAAGCTGACCTCCGACTACCTTAAAGAGGTAAGGGACCTCAACGCCGAGGAGGGTTCGAATTGCTGACGCCACGATTAGCAAGGATCATGCTAACCATTAGCTTTAGCATTCCATGATTCATCGAATATAAATGACGGGAAGGGAGTGCACATTTTTGGACAATCATGGTAattgttagcattagcattaataTTAGAAGTGTGCGCTTACCTACAACATTTGCATTCCACGATTCATTGAATGTAAACGATTGGGAGTGAATGCTAACAGAACTAGCAGAATTTGCTATAATTTGGCATGATTTAAGATTGGATACATTTTTACAGGAGTACAAAGTATGGTCATGATAGGCCCACAGGTGGTGCTATAGCAACAGTTTATTTGTCGAAACAAAGTTGTAACACTAAGACGTTAACTAAAATGCTAACCATAAGTATTAGCATTCTAATCGAGTGTAAAGGAGGCGCAGTCAATGGAGGAGTGAATGAGGGAGTGAATGGAGGAGTGAATGGAGGAGTGAATGATGGATGAATAAAGGAGTGAATAAGAAAAAATTGAATTTTTCGTATAAAGTAAACAAACCAACGCTACCTCCTTGACCCCGTCGCGCCGGGTTCTAGGTGGACGTCTTCGTCGCCATGGACTACCACAAGCGGAGCTACGGGCGCTTCCACGGGCGGGTCCACCTCCAGGGCGCCTCCCCCTTGGACGCCTCCCTGGTGATCAGCGACCTCACCCTGGAGGATTATGGGAGATATAAGTGCGAGGTCATCGACGGCTTGGAGGACGGCACCACTGTGGTTTCCCTCGACCTTCAAGGTAAACATctacctttatgtttttatatgtACTGTTGAGATGGGTTTATGGGGGGGGGCCCTTAAGTGGGCGTTTACCTCTGCAGCTGATAGGACGTCCTCCTTATAGCTGGGCTGCCATCCCAGACTAAATTTAGCGGCGTCTCCGGAGTCTTAATCGGTGGGAAGGTGAGGAGTAAAACGGTGACACAATGAGACACAAGCATAGGCATTTTTATTCACACAAAGTATGAAtggacacacattcatgcacctGCACGCATACGCatccaaacacgcacacacacacgcacacagcataAATGCGTGCGTCTCTATTCATTATCAGTGTAATCCAAAAATGTGCCTACTACttaccttttctctctcttatctttctctctttgtctctctcccccatctctccctcccctccccatcgccctcctctcccctccacctatCTCCATTACCccctctcacccactctctcccccttccctccctcactcccctcctcctctctccatcaaccccaccccctctccttcttcctcaatctcccactccctcccccttcctcctccctcctccctcctctctccatcaccccaATCCCCGCTCCCTATTTCCCCAtctcgccctccctcctctctccatcaccccctttctcccctcatttctctccctcttacttccctcttaccccccccccccccccccccccccaggcatcCTCTTCCCCTACTCGCCGCGCCTCGGCCGCTACAACCTCAACTTCTACGAGGCGGAGCGGGCGTGCCGGGAGCAGGACGCGGCGGTGGCGTCCTTCGACCAGCTGTACGAGGCGTGGCGCGGCGGCCTGGACTGGTGCAACGCTGGCTGGCTGAGCGACGGCTCCGTGCAGTACCCCATCACCAGCCCCCGGGAGCCCTGCGGCGGCAAGGCCACCGCGCCGGGCGTGCGGAGCTACGGCGtgcgggagaaggagaagaaccacTTTGACGTCTTCTGCTTCACCTCGCACTACAAGGgtgagtggaggggggagggagagagagagagagagggagagggagagaggggagagagagagagaggggggggagagagggagagagagagaagagagagagagagagagagagagagagagagagagagagagagagagagagaggggagagagagagagaggggagagagagagagagagagagagagagggagaggggagagagggagagggagagggagagggagagggagagagagagagagagagagagagagagagagagagagagagagaggcaaaagCTACGTAGTGTGCACATTTTAGGATTACAATgacaatggagggggggggggggtcttggtgGTTTAAGCGTATCAgggtgtggagtgtgtgtgtgtgtgtgtggggatgatggctggtttaagcagtctcccctggcccgagtcagtctgatgggctgggtgaggctgttgcacattgagcaatCAGGTGGGATGGTTAGACTAGATAAGGATTCCTTTGAGTCACATCTATAGGAGAAAGGTACAGTTTGTAGCTGAACCGAGGGAGAAAATACCATCGCTGGACAGGAGTTGCTCCGGTTATAATTTAGTTCCCTGCACGCCTTGTGTGATGACACGGGGGTACcggtaaagggctgattatggttatggttgacgcaacgcaatgaccccgcaaacgcttcgacgcagtagtgaacctgttttggttctgcgtcgggttaaCATTATCCGACCAAtcccagcccttgctgctgcgtcgcctcgacccAAGGTTACACATTtgtgggaggcgcacgtcaggcccttgcggtggacgcaaggagggtccgcaaggacgtaaggggtccgtaaacccccttgcgttgcgtcgacgtggaaccataatcagccctttactcCTGGAAAAGTTTgcgctatgtttttttttttttttttgtattaactgTTCTTCCTCttacccccctccccaggtCGGTTCTACTACCTGATCCACCCCTCCAAGCTGACCTATGACGAGGCGGTGGGGGCGTGTCTTAAGGACGGGGCAGAGATCGCCAAGGTGGGCCAGATGTATGCCGCCTGGAAGCTGCTGGGCTACGACCGCTGTGACGCCGGCTGGTTGGCCGACGGCAGCGTCCGTTACCCTATCTCCCGCCCCCGCCGGCGCTGCAGTCCAACCGAAGCGGCCGTGAGGTTCTCCGGCTTCCCAGACAAGAAACACAAGCTGTACGGAGTGTACTGCTTCAAGGGCCAGCACTgagcacgcacacgtacacacacatacaaagacatagttagacacacacacccacacaggcaagcacacacatacacatgcaaaaaatatacacacaaagaccgataaacacacaaacacacacaaatacacacatgcatgttatctgtgtgtgcaggtgcatAATAAAGGTGCACACTTAGACACAGGGAGCCCTGTgttttggggggaggggtgggtgggtgttagACATTGCGTCAGGCATGaacaaacacaacatacacacaaacagaaactgTGATGCTTTACTTTCTGAAAACAAGAAGACAAAATAAGACGTATTTGTCCAACTCATGTCTCCAAATGCTCCACCGTGTTTATACGTCTTATCCTTTCCCAGTGAGGGAATATAATTAATAGTTTACGCCTATATTTACAGTTCATAATATTtaatagtttgtttgttttttcaagcAGGGGTACAGAcactgcaggagagagagagagggggaggagtctgaCGTAGAGTCACATGACCACACATCCAGTGTTGTTTCAAGAATCGGCCGATGCATGAGATTCACTTGGAAACCACACCGCTTCACTGACATCCATGTTAAAGGTGACATCTTATACCACCAGgtctgagtgtgattagccgttacaagccgttttgaaaatcggcctcttctgacaacataggtgggcgtgtccacatagatgtatgatggatagatgagcagtctttgctacagtccactgggtaggctggtagactgatctatccagcacacatttaggtggacacgcccacttttgatgtcataagaggcagattttcaaacagcttgtaacggctaatcacattcacacttggtggtataatatgtcacctttaaagagTCCTTATCGCTGGACTGATACTTCCCGACGCTTATGTTACACTCTGTATATTTTCACATCCAGCACACCGCATCcaagccatcacacacacaccaacacacaacgtGGGGAGGAATCAAATAAGATGGAGGCTTGCGCAAACCCGAGCACAAACATGTAACGCGATCGACCTCTGCTGTCCTGTTTGATTTTCACAAGGTGCTATTGATTTGTACGTCGTTAGGAAAATCTGTTgcgtgttttatgtttttgtatcAACGTGTTGTTGTGTACCCAACAGACCAAACATCGGTGTCGCCCCCGGCAAagagacaaaaaaaatcaaacaaaCGTCCGACCCAACCATGACTCTTGTTCCATCGTTTTTGAGTATGACTATTGTAGAATGTGAGTATCTAGGGAGAATGTTATTGTTGTTCATAttttgtgataaaaaaaagaaattattaTAGTTATTATTACACAGTTATTTTTGATGTTCCTGACAAAATTGTCCGGATGCCTGGGTGTAAACGAAAACATCTGTAACTATAaagaacaaacaacaacaataacaaaacaGGGAGGTAAACATTTGCACAGAAAATACAGAAGTAGAGGCCTGTAAGAGCATACTGCGGCCAATAGACAACATTAAAGCGAACCATCGAAGGCCCTGCACAGCAATAATAAAATGCCTTGGCGTGGAAACATAGTGTGATTAAGTTTTGTGAACGCTTGAAGGTGGCTGGATGGAGGTGTTTGGCTTTCTTTGGAGCATGCCTTCACCTCTCAACCTATAGCACACTGCAGCAGAGCAAAGACCTCCCTGTTTAATAATACACACCGTTTTATAGAGAAACGGTTTCTTAAGAGACAGGCTACATACTGTGTAAAAGAGTACATGGCTGTTGCCGTAGCGGTTTAAGCTCTCACGTTAACCATGCACAAGCAGTTAACGCCTCGGGAACAAGCAAGAGAAAAATCTATGGTCattcaaaaaaacaacaacgattaATGAATGCAGAGCTGAGGGATTTGACCATCtaaggacagagagggggagtttTGGTTTTGAGTGAGCTCACTATGGTTCGGTCCCAACTGGCACTTAGAGAACATAAGGTCATCAGCTCATTTACCAGAGCGGCAGCTTAGCTTAAATTGGCTCTGCGTTTCTGTGACAAGCCACCAGGAGATCAGGGTCGCAAcgaacaagaaaaataaaatctgCTTCTGGACACACTCATGGAAGTGGCTTTATTTTTTGATGGTGGACATTGTTACTGTTGTTAGCCTTCGTGCTAAACTTTGTGCTAGGACTATCGCTGTTTTTTCCAGCCTACGCCAATAAACTACAAGTGTTcattaatgtacagttagtgaGGAACTGCTGCAAAAAGCGAAACAAGTTAAAGAATAAAATGTTGTTTATTCAAGGTTCCTTTTTTTTCTAAACGTGCTCGAAAATGTTTACGAGAATACTGAACTGTGAAATCATTACATTATTTCAGTTGACTCCATCATTTCCTTGTCTTCGATTCCAGGCAagtatttcttttttatttgtgtattgTACCTAATCCATCGAGGCCATGAGGCGCCGATTAAACACAATctctacaaaaaaacaacacaatctcTACAGACCCAAGTaccaaataattaaataaaagccGTAGATAAGTCCAGAGGCTCTTGTAATTTGTTTTTGTATCCTACGTCTCACCCCCGCACCATTACCCTGTTTGTACAGTTTTAACCATCCACCAGGCGGGCTTGTGAAGTTGTGACTGCCAATGTAAAGAGAGAATACCAAAGTGCTGAGGTGCAACGGTCCGTTTCTCACTGGACCGTTGCTCCAGACCGGAGGGTCTCTGGGCCAAGCCGTACCCGACACCAGGTGCACAGATCCTGGCCCTCAGTGACGCAATGTTCAGCGCCGAATGGAGgatgcagacatacacacacactcatagatacacatacacatagacacagacacaggcacacacacatagacatacacacatagacttacacacatagacatacacacacacacacacagccacagccacacacatcacatagatacgcacagacgcacacaaacacacacacgcgcgcgcacacacacacacacacacacacacacacacacacacacacacacacacacacacacacacacacacacacacacacacacacacacacacacacacacgcgcacacacacaggggccatTCATGGTGTGACACTCTTGCCatgtttgatttgtaatttaaaaaatattattacgGCTCAAAGGAGATTATTTTAGAAACTGGATGACGACATTAATGGaagtttggttttgtgtgtgttttttcccccGTACTTCGCGGTTTGGAGTGAGCACACCTATTTAAGGTTTGGAACAGACTATTTTGGTTCAGTGCAACCTCGTCACAGCAGTCATTCGGAAGGTGGGTGTAACCAAAATTGGAAAGGGAATTAAGGAATATACTCAGTTTAAAACAACTCTCTTGTCAGATGTACTTAATGACTCATGGGAATCAATTATTACCAGCGTCTTGCTCAAGTATTCCTGTAGATAATGGCTGAAGACATCAGGGATCGAACCTGGTACCTTTAAGAAATGTAAGGATTTTggcaaaaaatgtttttttcctttttattgcACACATGATTAGGGCATGATCACAGACGGTACAGCAAACAGAAACTTCAACAGAGAATAGAACAAAGAATAGGTATAAATAAGCTCTCAGAAACACCGTTAACATCCCCTTCAAGATAGGGAATACtccaaaaacattttcaataaaaaacgcTATTTCAAAACActgaatatttatatatataaaatcattGATAGCACATCAATAAGACAACCAACAGTTACAAATGTGTGATAGAACAACACAGAAGAAACAGCGACGGTCTTCTGGACGGGCAGATATGGTTTTCTAGTCTAGGGAAAGATCTCCACACCGGTCCCTGAATGGTTAACAGTTCTGGTCCCGGGACAACAGATTCCAGATCTGTGATAGTCCTCTTCTTTCAGTCCACAGCATGTCTCTCAACAAGGTTCAATTAAAAGCAGACCCTTTTGCTTTGAGCTTCTCCCAAAGAGCATTTGGGGTCACGGCAGATGTTGGATAGATTTAGTGATAGATGCCATCTTGATCTCGGGCCCCAAAGGAACAAAGATGATGTGTGacgatacacacagacaggataTTGTAGTATTGTCACAAGACGTGGATTTCATGATATAAATGTTATTTCTTGGTTTGAACATTGATCATATCTGTAAACAGCATTGGCGCTACTGTTTTCTTACTTCAGAGCAagtgaaatatttttttgtatgaATCACAGTTTTTTCATCTTCTCAAACAATAAATTAGATTTATCTTGTGTCATATATCTATTCTTTATCctattattaataatgatacGATCAATCTTAGTACAAAAAACATATTCACAATTTACTTTCCCTTTTTAGTTATATTTATGAATCCCAAAAAAACTAATTTAAACAAGTTGAGGCAATATTAACTATGAATGCCTGCCCTTTATATACTTAAAgtctttttttacttttaagtAAAAAAGTAAACCAAAAATGTACAAATCATTTTAAAGAAGGCACAAGGTGAAAATACCATGTTCATATTCACCTGGATCATCTTCCAGATGGACTAGAGACAGAAAAATCCAGTGGGAAAGTAACGACTAAGTATATGTTCCTTAAACCAGCCCTTTCATTTATCCTAAAAAAGACATCATTCTGAAGGCTCGGATTTAAGGGTGAATTTTCATGTTGTTTTATGTTGGCGGTCCATGAATTTAGGTAAAACAGCATTGATGTTATGGTGCCATCCCACATTCACATCCTCTAAATCACTCTTGTTCACCCGCCGCAAACTAAACATGCCACATTTCGCCTTGACAATAACACGTTTATGATTTTTTGCGCTGAAAAAAAcgataaaaaaaagatttagtATGCACCATGGAATAGAActctttgaaaaaaacataaattttAAAGTTTAGCTATATTTCTTACAACAGTATAATGTTTTTGTAAAGTCAGTCGACCATCCCCAAGACACCACCATGTCTGGGTGATGGTTGACTGACCAATGATGGTCAACTGATCTGTATTACAGATCTGACACGAAACGTGGCACATTTGGTTAAACTCATCTCCTTTAGTCCTATATTCATCGATTGAAAGTCATTGATGGGCAGGTCAGTTCATCACAGCTGTCTTATCTGTGTCTCTGAACTGAGCCTGGCCCCTGATATTGCAATGGCGTTCGCTATGGGGATGGCATTGGTAACCAAGGTGATCGCTAGGGTAATCGCTATGGTGATCACTACTGTGATCGCTAAGGTGATCGCTAAGGCAATGGCTAAGGTGATCGCGACATTGATTCCTAGGGAGATCGCCATGTTGATTGCTATGGAGATCGCCATGGATACCAACCCCTGGATACAGCTCAACGCCTCATCTCGCCCTcctcctgtgattggctgcccggatgtctcttctctctctgcagctGGTGGTAGCGCCGCTGCAGACCGGAGAAGGTCTTCCTAGAGTTCTGGTTCTGGGGTTGTGACCGCTGGGGACTGTTGTAGTTGGGATGGCTGCTGAGGCCCAGGTGCTGGTTGTGATGCCAGCTCTGATAGTGGTTGTCCAGGTTGCCGCGATGCTTCTGGGCAAACGCCTTTTGGTAGTTTGCAGCTGGAAAATAACGGGGTATTTGGGTACAACATTATCATCTTTTACTTCTAaagattcaaataaaaaatgattcaCTTGAGCCTGCGGCATGCTAACAGCAAAACAAATACTTTTCATCACAACAAATCAAAATAATTAGAACCAAACAGCATTCATGGATGTCCCTGAACAACAACTTCACCACCACACAACCCTGTAACCAAAACCagacaaccccaccaccacacaaccccaccaccacacaacccTGTAACCAAAACCagacaaccccaccaccacacaacccTGTAACCAAAACCagacaaccccaccaccacacaacccTGTAACCAAAACCagacaaccccaccaccacccaaccctgtaACCAAAACCagacaaccccaccaccacacaacccTGTAACCAAAACCagacaaccccaccaccacccaaccctgtaACCAAAACCagacaaccccaccaccacacaacccTGTAACCAAAACCagacaaccccaccaccacacaacccTGTAACCAAAACCagacaaccccaccaccacacaacccCCGTCCccgccacaacacaacacaaccccaccacaacacaacacaaccccaccacaacacaaccccgtccccaccacaacacaacacaaccccgtccccaccacaacacaacacaaccccaccacaacacaaccccgtccccaccacaacacaacacaaccccgtccccaccacaacacaacctcgtccccaccacaacacaaccccgtccccaccacaacacaacacaaccccaccacaacacaaccccgtccccaccacaacacaacacaaccccgtccccaccacaacacaacctcgtccccaccacaacacaacacaaccccgtccccaccacaacacaacctcgtccccaccacaacacaacacaaccccaccacaacacaacacaaccccgtccccaccacaacacaacctcgtccccaccacaacacaacacaaccccgtccccaccacaacacaaccccgtccccaacacaacacaaccccgtccccaccaccacacagcccCTCTCTGCGTACCGCTCATGCAGGTGACCTTGGGCGTCTCCCACTGGCCGTCGGGCCGGCAGCGGATGGTGGGGGCTTGGCGCTGGATGAAGCCCTGCTTGCAGTGGTAGCGCACCAGGGAGTTGATCTCATAGCGCTCCTTCAGGGTCCCGAACACCCGGGCGTCAGGCACCACCGGGGGGTGGCTGCAGGAGACTTTGAGAGGCACAAGGGTTAGGTCTTTGGTGAGGTCGATGGGTTGGTTGTATCCGGCGTGGGGTCTATTGAAGGCCCATGTTGAATTTAGTGCGTGTGGTTGCTTGTATGTCCGATGTGTAGACAGCGGGCATGTGTAGTGACTTGATGAAAACCATCCTTACTGCGATGGCCCTTGCATCCTCGATGCCgtcatgaagtgtgtgtgtgtgtgtctgtgtatgtgtgtctttgcgtgtgcgtgcctgaatgcgtgtttctgtgtgtttctgtgtgtatgcgagtatctgtgtgtgtgtgtgtgtgtgtgtgtgtgtgtgtgtgtgtgtgtgtgtgtgtgtgtgtctgtatatgcacgcgtgtgttagtgtttctgggtgtgtgtatgggtgtgcgcatgtttgtgtgtgcatgtgtgcgtgcatcacggtgcatgcatatgtgtctgtgtgcgattgtatgtgtatgtgcctgtgtgtaggcgtgagtatgtgtgtgtgtgtgtgtgtgtgtctgtgcatgcctgcgagtgcgtatgtgtgtgtgagaggcccacCTGTGCCCTTCTTGCAGGTGAAGGTGAGGTGGTAGTTACAGGGCACGTCGTTCCACTGGCCGTCCTCGTGCCAGATCATCACCACACAGTCCTCCCCCAACTGGAAGAAGGAGTCCGGCTGGTTCGGCCTCCAGTGCTCGTATTGCTGCAAATCAAAATCATATCAATATTATACTTGTGTACTGACAGCCCTGTACACATGCAGCTGTCTTTAACGGGAGTTACAAGTTACAAGTCGCTCACAGCAATTTTCCTATGTGAGTTGCCTTTTACAAGCAGGCAGGGGAGTCTAGAGACACTTTGAGATAGGACTGGACCTCATGTTCTTGCTAGTGCCTCCATATATCTGAGGATAGCAGTCAACAACTCATTTCCCAATTGATCTTTCTAGACCCAGACCAAACTGTTGTACCGGTAGTCAAATTATGTGGACGGACATGGGGATGGACATGAGATGTGATTCCCGGATTTACCAGGCAGGGGTGCTAAAAACCCTTATTTTGTTGTGTTGGGTTGTGGCGGTGTTGGGGGTTGGACAATTGGAGGAGATTTTGACAGTTTGGTCTGTTGTCAAGTATCATTTCCCAAGTTTCTTCATCATACAACGGTTGCTATTATTCTCGGGAAAATTAAAAGGAAAATTGCCATATGGCCTTAATCACACGTGCAGTCCAACACAAGGCCTTCTCTCACtcgctccctttctccccccctctctctctctctctctctctctctctctctctctctctctctctctctctccccctctccctctctctctctctctctctctctctctctctctctctctctctctctctctgtgttctcctccATCATACGCACCGTCCAACCCTTTCTCTcaatttctctccctcttcctccctatcCCTTCTTTTTTCCGCcgttcctcccccctctttctcaaTGACTTGTGTCttattctccctccctctctctccatctcccttcctctctacgCACAGATGTACATAAACCTATGTACACATATATGCATAAAGATATTTCAAGAATCCCAGCGCAGCTAACATCTGCGCAGTATTCAGTGTCttgtctctgtcctctctcctgaATGACGCAGCAGCTAGGCTCTCGGGGGGGGGCGACACACACCATCCACCAGCGTGGCTGCGTCATTAATGGGATTGAGAAAACATGTTGGTGgcgagctctgtgtgtgtgaacatgaggACACTAGCCGAGGGCCAAGATGGTCGTCGCTAAAAGACAAAAGCTATGTTATTGGTGCCTTTCAGTTGATGTGAAAGGATGAACCGTGACTATGAAATGGATGGAACAATGTTATTATTAAAATACGATTACTGTTATGAGGATAGGTTTCGTTAGTAGCGGCTGTGGTCCTGTGGAGCCCAACCGGTAGACTAAGGCATTGACACTGCCAAGGTGAGGAGTTTGATTCCCAGTAGGGTCAACCGTGTTAAAAATATTTGATATCCCAGTGCGGAAGCACTTTAGATAGAAGCGTCCACCATATGCCATAGATACATTCATAATATGAACACGTTTAAGTTATAGtagttgttgtggtgttgttacTAATAGTATTGTGATGGTCTGGTTACCATGGTGCTGCCGTCGGTCCATCTGAAGTCTCTCTCGTACATCCTGTCGTTGAGACCGATCCACTGATAGTCATGACCCAGatctgcacacacaaccacatacacatcACTCACATGACAGCTCTGTATTGGAATACAGTAGGGTTCACATGTCCTTGTCATAGTCACATTGAGGTTGAGGGTACTTTATTAAGCCCAAAGGTGATTGTTTTGAATGGGCATATGTCTCAAGATGGTCTCCGGGTGTCTTCAGTAGGAAACACTCATAACAACAACGACAGATTTGGTTTCCTGCTAGAAACTAGCCGA from Gadus macrocephalus chromosome 4, ASM3116895v1 includes these protein-coding regions:
- the hapln1b gene encoding hyaluronan and proteoglycan link protein 1; this translates as MIWVLVCALVTLSVADELDILYPDLEHSRTIYVTENAPRISVLSQQDKVVSQRGGNATLPCTIQRDQMMPPNHKMRIKWTKLTSDYLKEVDVFVAMDYHKRSYGRFHGRVHLQGASPLDASLVISDLTLEDYGRYKCEVIDGLEDGTTVVSLDLQGILFPYSPRLGRYNLNFYEAERACREQDAAVASFDQLYEAWRGGLDWCNAGWLSDGSVQYPITSPREPCGGKATAPGVRSYGVREKEKNHFDVFCFTSHYKGRFYYLIHPSKLTYDEAVGACLKDGAEIAKVGQMYAAWKLLGYDRCDAGWLADGSVRYPISRPRRRCSPTEAAVRFSGFPDKKHKLYGVYCFKGQH